The DNA window CTCATTCCTCCTTGACATCTACATGGCATCACTCTGACTCGCCCTACTACTTTCACATTACagttaataaataatacatagcCTGTGATGGTCAagatatatatttattaggtagCCAACCGGCAGACAATTACATAAGCAaaaacagcagggaaaagagagacTACCATGTGCAGTCCCTATCTCCTTAAACCTTTACCATGCTAcactgacatcaccttgaccacaccctgatgggcataggcaggcacacctgtagccagccctagGGAGGCCTGTTTAAAGTGTCTCCCTACACGTTTCTTTATCCTTTTTTGGATTTCTCGCCTGGTTAAATCATGCcagtccattggctgaaacagatttattcactgaccaataagagaaacatatattcacagaatacagaaaggcATTCCTCATCAGGTCTACCATGAATAAGATGTTTATTTTTCCTAGGAGCAGTGATTTAACATGCTGTAATTCTTTGGAGTGTGACTCTGTAGTACCAGTGGGTAGTGCTGGATGTGGATCCATCTGCCCCCAGGAAAGACCATGGCATTGTGAGGAATATTAGTGTCAATAGAGGCCCAACTGAAAATCAAATTCAGCGACATGTGTGCAGGATCTCCAGGAAAACAAGAGCAATTTTTCTCTGCAGCTGAGATCGGTATGTATTGTGGTAGCATGGATGTGTTAATGctcaagctacacagtgaaatttgAGTCTAAGCCAAGACATACCAACATGCAGGTGCGCTCAGGACCAACAAATGTCACAATGGAGCCAAAAATCATCAGGACAAAAATTAGTTGAAGAGAGGAGGTGACATCATAGTCTCAaaggaatctttttaaaaatctgttttctgaACAACATCTATTGCAGTTGATATGTGAAGTCTTGAATTTTAAGACACAGTAAAATATGTTTTGCTAAATATGGCATAATTTGCTATTTTCTTATTTGGTGTattaagatttattgattttttgatagttatttttttcatataattgtTTCAGATAATAGATTTACTGCTCTATTCCTTTCTGATCTTAATCACCTCCATACCACTCAAGTATGCAATGATTTTTATCCctatagaagaaaacaaacaggcaaaaagaaaaggaaacacacacacacacacacacacacacacacacacacacacacacactaaactcaTAGCTGCAACCTCCTGGAAAGgcaaatattaattttttgtaTATGAAAGAAGATGGCAAGTTCTCCTGATTTCAGAATTTTTGAAATTTCCAGACACAATTATTACCACGACCtgagaaacattttatttcaagAGGATAGGTATCTCAGATTGGGATTCTATTCGAAAATTGAGAGAGCAGGCCTTCTTGTTTCCACAGGGTCTGCATAGGTCTCAGGAATGGCTACTTCCTGAGACATGTTGAGGATTTGGGAATCAGCATCTTGCTGTTTGAGCTAGTTGTCCCCTACCCTGTCTTCTCCAACTAAACTCgttgcctatttttaaaaaaactgcctcatgaatatgcaaatgatGTGAGTCCATGGTGGTAAATAAGGGAAGTCCATACCATGACCAGCATATGAccagtgtcctctccacagtcactgagcacacaggtcctcaccatgggatggagctggatcATCCTCTTCCTGGTGACAGCATTTACCGGTAAGGGGCTCCAAGTTCCAGACTTGAGGAGGGGCCATGAACTCAGGTGACAGTGACATCCACTCTGActttctctccacaggtgtccacTCCCAGGTCCAGCTGCAGCAGTCTGTGGCTGAGTTGAGGAGGCCTGGATCCTCAGTGAAGATGTCCTGCAAGGCTTCAGGCTACACCTTCACTGATCGTTTTATGCACTGGGTGAAGCAAAAGCCTGGACAGGGTCTGGAGTGGATTGGATGGATTTATCCTGGAGATGGTTATACAAAGTATAATCAGAAGTTCCAGGGCAAGGCCACGCTGACTGCAGACacatcctccagcacagcctacatggagctcagcagcctgacatctgaggactctgcagtCTATTACTGTGCGAGAGACACAGTGTTGCaaccacatcctgagtgtgtcagaaaccctggaggagcaggaagctgagatgaCACAGAGGACCAGCCTGGAGACTAGCTCAGAAACAAGCAATCTGAGTGTCTGTCAGTTGACACAGTCTTACCAAATTCTCAAAATCACAACTGTGCATGAAGTGATGCCGATTTAGGATGCCGGATTGTTTACCATACCTTGACAAAATCTCCAGTGACCACCTCGATTGACATgtttctttattaataaaacaataaaagtgaaaattgtGGTTGCGCATTATAATAAAACTATCTCTGGATTATATGAGATGGGCCCTTTGTTGGTATAGCTCTTAAACAACTAAATTGTGAATTGGCTCAGAAATTCCAAATAAATAttctgggaaaacaaaaatattttcatgttctggctattacaaataatgctgtgatgaacatggttgaacagatgtccttgttgtaggaatgtgcttctttggggtatacaTCTAAGAGtcaaattgctggatcttgtggtagactcattctcattttgctgaggaaacaccatactgatttccaaagtggctgtacatgttggcactcccaccagcagtggaggagtgttcctctttctccacatcctctccagcataaactgtcattggtgtgtttggtttagccattctgacaggagtaagacggtatctcagtgttgttttgattttcatttccctgatgaaatGAAATTAAGGATGTCgaacactttcttacgtgtctttcagcccttttagattcctccattgagaattgtctatttagttctgtattgcTGGGGGCCAGGAAATATTATTAAGAAATATCCCAAGGTACAAACCtcagtttgcatctctacaggactaagcatttgaataggcctgtacCTGGACAGAGGGCTAGGTGTggaagtaacaagtgaggacagagagttagaaGCAACCAAGCATAGGGGTCGATGGCAGGAGAGAATAATGGCCTCCTGGCTaaggaagcatggttagaaacagccaggaagatgctgaataaagaacagAGTCCacttttgcagcatggaactgagagctctctaaagatgacaagatgcccgtgtttggtctttatcacctttgggttgctaggagtttccatgTCCATCCCCCCCCCAGGCCAAAACTCATGGCAACCATTCATCCTTTGCATATCTGCTCAACATAACCCAAGTCAAtaaacacaggagagagagacatagtTTGGGCACTGTGTGTGAGCCCATAGACAAACTTACAGTAGTAGATTCTCCAAACCAGCAGGCGGCATTGTTGATCTACAAGTCCCTAAGAAGTCAATGGTAGCAGAAGCTGATAAGAAAGTTGTGACTGAGGAAATTCCATCAGCCTGTGCAGATTTCATTGCCAATATCATTATATTCAGAGTCTGTGGTGCAGGTAGAACAGAAGTCATGCAAAGGACTGGTTCTTGCTGCTTCTCTCCTGTAACAGAGGGTGCATCTGTTTCTTGATATTGAAATTAGAGCAAAGCAAACAGGAGTCAGTTGATTCTGTAGcatacagttttgttttaatatgtgtAGTTATAATTCAGACATTTATACTGACATGCAAACCAAACTTACACAGTTATATTAGTCAGTTTCCTGCAAATggcacaaaaccaaaaatgtcaTAGTCCATAAGAACTCTTAGCCATAACATTGTTTCTGTAATAGCTGAATTAATTAATCTCTTAAACAACTACTTTCCATTGCCGATTCCTAATACAGGGGGGACTATTCCAAGGGTCCTCCTCGAGACTGATACCATTACTACCAAGAAATTCCTGCATCCTCAGGTGAATTGGAGAGATGGAAATACATTAAAACCATGGCACTAAAAACCAGGTTGCATattcctctccttcctgtggtAACCAAAGACAAGGAACCTATATTccctttgaagaaaaataatggtACAAATGCCAAAGATTTTAACTAACACACCCCAAACACAAACATGTGGCATATAAGTAAAAGCAGTTGTGTTGGGTTTAGTGTTTCTTGAGGAACAGCCTATTATTGTTATGTTTatgtaatattaatttttattatatgcacataaatatgtattatataatgaGGATGAACGTTGAGTCCTTGTGCATGTTAAAATTCCCCCTGTTCTGTTCTGAGTCCAGTTTCATTACAATAATTTAATGTATGCTTCATTATTCATTGATCTTTACATTAGTTCCCCTTCAATTATCAAAcagtgatttttaatttttaaattttgatgaaaTTATGGTATAATATCTGGAAAGATAAGCATGTATCTGTAAAGAGttaatgtataaaaagaaaaatgaattaagtaTTTGAATAATTAGTAgattcctaggggaggccttaggctctccaaggagcagatgggaggtgggggagtgggaggaaccagaggagaggaggaagtgggaactgggattagaatacaaaaaataattcataattaattaattaaagaaaaataattataatatgttaagaaataaatgaatggaaaaaagctAAGCAATATACAGGAGCAGAAGAATTTGCTGGGGCCTTGGCCTAGGCAGTGGAGATGGGCTCATGCAAATATGTGTTTCCTGTGATCCCTGTAGTCCCCATGCTCTCTATTCCAGACTCACTCTGTAGGAAGTCAGACACAGTGCTGGCTGTGTTGTAATGAGGAAATGGAGTGGTATCCACCTTCTTCTTTTATAAGGAAAAGATAAACCCCCATAATGCAAATCCATCTTCTAACTCTAAGTTAAATCCCCTCCTGGGCTGTGGGAGCTCACAGCTCTCTCACAGGAGGCTGACCTTTGAGAAAAGGGGGTGTAGCCTAGAAGATGAGACTGTTGGGTCTTCTGTATCTGGTGACAGCGCTTCTTGGTGAGTGTGACCATTTCATCCATGTGTCCATGAGGGATGTGGCAACATGTGATTGACAGAAttgactcttcctgtctgcaggtgtcctgtcccagatccagcttcaggagtcaggacCTGGCCTGGTGAAGCCCTCACAGTCGCTGTCCCTTACTTGCTCTGTCATTGATTTCTCCATCACCACCAGTGGTTATGTCTGGCACTGGATCAGGCAGTTCCCAGGGAAGAagctggagtggatggggtaCATAAGTTATGGTGGTGGTAACAGCTACAACCCATCCGTCAAGAGCCGCATCTCCATCACCAGAGACACAGTCAAGAACCAgttcttcctgcagctgaactctgtgaccactgaggacacagccacatattactgtgcaagacacacagtgaggggacttcagcatgagcccacacaaaaacctccctgcagaggagctctgggccagcagggggcgctcagCCCTTACCAACCTTAAGAAAACCTAGCAGGGAATGAAAAACACCTGATTTGCTCTGATTTTTTCTTCCCACTCCCTAAGCACAGAGAGCACAGTGAGTCTTTTGTCTCTGTTGCTGAGATGccatgtttatgtttatttgttcttCATTCTGTCTCTGAAGACAGAATACACAGTAGTATTTCTTTACTTTTGATTGTGAATCTAACTcaaaccagctgagccatctctctactttgggaatttatttttttataatcaaACCATGTTTTTGAAAGACAGCTTACCTTGGCCTCACAGTAGTTTAaccattaaaaaattaattctatgTTGGGTTCTCCATTACTTCCATCCTTGGATACATCTGAATGTCATAGCCCTTCCTAGATTATTGACAGGAAGCAGTTGTGGCTATGCCTAAGGAATGTGCCACAGACTGAGTGGGGTCCACACATCACTGCAGCTGTGTGACCCACCCCACAAGGCAGAGCAGGGATTTCCTGAGGTGAACTGCACATGGCTGAGGCACAAAGTCTGTTGTGAGGTTGGCACTCACTCCCAATGCTGGGATATATTGTCCAAACAGTTCTTAAGCTTGCAATGTAATTAAAACCATCAAATTAATCAAATCCTCCTGTGTTTACACTTATGAATACTATTCTTTAACTGTGTCAAAAAGAAGGTACTGGACTACTGGAGACAGAATTTGCAATAGGGACTTGTACTCCAGCATCAGCATTGGTAGGGATACCTCAATCGCCAAGTTTTCTTAAATGAACCTCCTGCCATGACCTACTGTTCCAGAGGCACAGGAGGAGACTTCAGTGTGAAGTCACACACAAGCCTCTCTACACAGGAGCTTGGGAACAACACAGGCACTTAAGAATTGCTGGAGCTACTCAGAAATACTAGATGGCCCTCAGATGACAGGCAGTTCTCATTTGACACCATGGACTTCCCTGTAAATAAGTGTACATCTGATTAAATTTTAGAATACGtggtttcttcttcctgttcAAATAATCTTCTAGGGACCCTTGGCCATGTCCTATTCTATCACAGTTACTACTGTTTCCATTTTACTGTGCATACAATGATTTCCCCATGGAGAATCTAAGGTATCTGTTTCCAATCTGTGGTCAGAtggaatacaaacaaaaataaaactgcttgTTTTTCCACATTGTCTATACTGGAAATTTGCATCCTTGTAAAGATTACAATGCAACTCAATCCCATGCAACGATTCCATTGCAGGAGTTTCTTGTTCCCCATCTTGTGAAAAGTCTGAGTGACCATTGTGCACAAGCCAGGTGATGTCATCTAAGGTGTCTGTTCTAACCCAGCTTCCATTGGCAACAGATTTCCTTATCTCAGTTTCCTGCTTTCTGCTGCTATTTCCTGGTTCACATTGTCTACTTGCTCACTGGTGTGAACTCGTTGACTCAGCTGAAGGTAGAAAAGCTGGAGTGTTTACCTGTGAGTTAAAGAAGATAAATGGGAGAAGTTATGGTTGGTGTTAGTTCAGGGTTACAGATTACAGGTTTCAGGaatctggaaaatgaaaagaaaatctacttTTCCAGGCCTGAGCCTTCTCTGGATACTATTATAGTGAcctcagcagtgtgtgtgtgtgtgtgtgtgtgtgtgtgtgtgtgtgtgtgtgtgtgtataaatagctcatagggaggaggaggaggctagGAATTTGATAGTGACAGTTTGGGTATGCATGGTGTAATTctgtatgtctttatttttctttcgtGATTTTTTTAATACGTCTAATATTGATTTATAGGGAATAGCGATGGTATATCTCACCATGtttcttaatttgtttaaatttgtttattgGTTCTAATTCCTCATGTAGTCTTTGACTGCTTCAAATTTGGATgacttttatattgtttttgtgaTTGATGTTCTGGCTATTAACAAGTACTATCTCGACTAAGCTGGTTAAAATTAGGACAATTTTCTTTTGCTAACATAAGTACCAACCTTTCAACTCTACAACATTTCTTTACCACggtagaaagcaaacaaatagacaaaagaaagggatttaaagaagaaaactcatGAGAAACACACCTGCAGcgtgattaaaaagaaaattttaacagCCAAGGTTTTTGGAGTGTTTGAGTTTATCAAGAGTCCATTTGGGCTCCTATTGCCTGTGTCTCAGACACATTAACATAGAACCCTTACTAAGTGCCTACACTGATAACAAGGGTTGTTCTACTCAATAGGTTGAAATTCATGCCCCATTCTGGCAAAATGTCTAAGGTGTGGTCAGCTAATATTAGAGATGTCCCATGGGTCCTGCGGGTATCTGAAGATGGTTGAACAACACTCTCCAATATCCTCTGCAAAAGCCTGGTGGGCCAGGATGGACTCAATGCCCTCAATGCAAGTTCCCTGAATCACAAACACATTTCACACTGAGGATGGTCAGCTGGCTCATGGACCATTCAGTGTGGCTCAGATTGAGGAACATGACAGTGGAGACTACAGTCTCAGTGGGAAGGAGTCTGTCTGTGAAGAGCTTAGGGATGAGTTATGGGATGGATTCAATAAGAGTGTGTTAGGACTTGTCAATCAGTGTCCTGCTGTCTGACTCAGAGGCTTCTGCCTTCTTCTCAGGCTGGATCAGGTCTTGATAATAACAGCTAACTGTCCCATGAATATGCAAATGACATGAATTCGTGATGCTAAATACTGAAATGTCCATAGACCACAGCAACAGGTGACTAACTTCATCTCCACAGTCCCTGAGTGCATACATCCTCACCATGGGCTGGAGCTGGAACTTGTTTTTCCTGGTAGCAGCAGCTACAGGTAAGAGGCTCTCCAGTTCCAGGCCTGAGGACAGTAGAGGCTCAGGTGACAGTAGCATCCAGTTTTCCTTATCCCCACAAGTGTCCAATGCGAGATCCAATTGCAGAAGTCTGGTCCTCAGCCTGTAAGGCCTGGGTCCTCAGTGAAGGTGTCCTGCAAGGTTTCAGGCTACAACATCATCGAGTACTATATGCATTGGGTGAAGCAGAAGACTGGACAGGGGCTGGAGTGGATGGGAAGTTTCAACGCCAGAACTGGTAGCACAAACTATGCACAGAAGTTCCAAGGACGGGTCTCCATGACCAGTGTCacatcctccagcacagcctacatggagctcagcagcctgacatctgaggactctgcagtCTATTACTGTGCGAGAGACACAGTGTTGCAATCACATCCTGAGTGTGTGAGAAaacctggaggagcaggaagcagagaccgAGATGACACAGAAGAGCAGCCTGGAGACTTACAAAGAAATAATGAATCTGACtgtcctgtttcagcctcctccTAATGGTCCTATGAGGTGTTTGTCAGTGTTTCCAAATGACATCTGAAAATGACTGAGTGTGCCCTGCATTATACCACAAATTGAGATCTTTATCAGTGACCACCTCCATTgatatgtgttttctttaatgaaacaaaatataaaaagctatGACAATattatggtgtgtttgtgtgtgtgtgtgtgtgtgtgtgtgtgtgtgtgtgtgtgtgtgtgtgtgtgtgatctaaatTAAAGACATTAGAACTGTTGACAAAGTAGCTGGGAATACACTATAACAAGAATTTGACTAGGAAAATAGATCAGCAATATCAgaacaaacataaacacatatcAAAATTCAGTTTGATGTACTTAACAGCACACCGAATACTGTAGTAGAAGTTATTACCAAAGATTTGTGGGGAGTTCCTTTAACTTTCCTCATAATTTCAATTCTAAGTAATCATTTATAGGTATGTCTAATCCTGGATTGCTTTTCTTAGTTGTAATCACATTTTTTTATCAATTGAGAGATGAAGATGACCCGAATGTCACACTGTGGAGTCCTCTGGTATAGAGTCTGTTACTCTCTCAGCATTCTGGGCTCCTGCTCACACAACACTGGGACAGAGCAGAGGATCCTGACCTGATGATGGGAGAGACCTTGATGACATCAGGAGCCCTGGGTGATCATTGCCTGTTTCATGAAATTGGATTGTCTCTGCAGCACGTTTATATTGACACTGACTGACAATGACTGGACGTCAGTGTATGGCACAGGATAACCCCAGCACcttcatacaacacacacacacacacacacacacacacacacacacacacacacacacagacacacacacagacacacacacaacacacacacacacacacacacagacacacacagacacacacacacagacacacacacacacacacacacacacacacagacacacacacacacacagcacacacacaacacacacacacacacacacacacacacacacacacacacacacacacacacacacacacacacacacactccagggccttaacagcattcacaacatatgccgaatcagaaattagattaaaggggaacgggcaatttctaaacatttcaaggacaattttacattcaataatctggggggagccaggctgatattgaaattgcactggatcctgatgctctatcatataggctccaTAGCCTGTattggatccatcagtgaaaatatttgtggctccagcaataggagcCGCTGCAGTCgttttaggaaaaatgaccagatgttctttaaaaaatgacattagaaggtgttttggataatgattatctatttcaCCTGAAAATCCGCAGCGCAGAATGGCCCAATCACCCACAGTTCCACAAAGGATCTTAACTTGTTACAGAAGCGATTGagtgcttctacctgagcaaCTGTAAAAGCTGCCGTCACCCCATAGGTGATCTGAGATCATGAAGTAATCTCAATTtaccagatttttttcttaatga is part of the Cricetulus griseus strain 17A/GY chromosome 5, alternate assembly CriGri-PICRH-1.0, whole genome shotgun sequence genome and encodes:
- the LOC113836062 gene encoding uncharacterized protein LOC113836062; the encoded protein is MGWSWIILFLVTAFTGVHSQVQLQQSVAELRRPGSSVKMSCKASGYTFTDRFMHWVKQKPGQGLEWIGWIYPGDGYTKYNQKFQGKATLTADTSSSTAYMELSSLTSEDSAVYYCARDTVLQPHPECIQLQESGPGLVKPSQSLSLTCSVIDFSITTSGYVWHWIRQFPGKKLEWMGYISYGGGNSYNPSVKSRISITRDTVKNQFFLQLNSSLTASNLDDFYIVFVIDVLAINKYYLD